In Dryobates pubescens isolate bDryPub1 chromosome 8, bDryPub1.pri, whole genome shotgun sequence, a genomic segment contains:
- the HIF1AN gene encoding hypoxia-inducible factor 1-alpha inhibitor — protein MWQRSSLAAAGDLKRKVPAVAGMQGGVGPSTGRHDGPQKPRRRFLLFYRPSATSLRAGALLAAASPCCPLHGAPLPPAFSLRFRRCQWWAISASDCVVPGFPVVAAMAAASSSAAAAGCQEGSAVAAGCGWNESQFRRYSFETRPIPRLSHSDPRAEELIENEEPVVLTDTNLVYPALKWDLDYLQENIGNGDFSVYSASTHKFLYYDEKKMANFKNFKPKSSREEMKFAEFVERLKEIQQKGSAERLYLQQTLNDTVGRKIVVDFLGFNWNWINKQQGKRGWGQLTSNLLLIGMEGNVTPAHYDEQQNFFAQIKGYKRCILFPPDQFECLYPYPVHHPCDRQSQVDFDNPDYEKFPNFRSVVGYETVVGPGDVLYIPMYWWHHIESLLNGGITITVNFWYKGAPTPKRIEYPLKAHQKVAIMRNIEKMLGEALGNPQEVGPLLNMMIKGRYD, from the exons ATGTGGCAGCGGAGCAGCCTAGCAGCAGCTGGCGACCTCAAGAGGAAGGTGCCGGCAGTCGCAGGCATGCAGGGTGGCGTGGGGCCAAGCACCGGGCGCCACGACGGCCCGCAGAAGCCTCGCAGACGATTCCTTCTGTTCTAT AGGCCGTCTGCAACGTCCCTCCGCGCGGGGGCGCTGCTCGCCGccgcctctccctgctgccctctccatGGTGCGCCTCTGCCTCCCGCCTTCTCCCTTCGCTTCCGGCGTTGCCAGTGGTGGGCAATTTCCGCTTCCGACTGTGTAGTTCCGGGTTTTCCGGTTGTGGCGGCGATGGCGGCGGCTTCCTCTTCGGCCGCAGCCGCGGGCTGCCAGGAGGGCTCAGCGGTGGCGGCAGGGTGTGGCTGGAACGAATCCCAGTTCCGTCGTTACTCCTTCGAGACGCGGCCTATTCCGCGGCTCAGCCACAGCGATCCCCGCGCCGAGGAACTCATCGAGAATGAG GAGCCGGTGGTGCTAACAGATACGAACCTGGTTTATCCTGCTCTGAAATGGGACCTGGACTACCTCCAGGAAAACATTGGCAATGGAGACTTCTCAGTGTACAGTGCCAGCACACACAAGTTTTTGTACTACGATGAGAAGAAGATGGCCAATTTTAAGAACTTCAAACCCAAGTCAAGCAGGGAAGAGATGAAGTTTGCTGAGTTTGTGGAGAGACTCAAAGAAATACAACAAAAAGGGAGCGCTGAGAG GCTATATCTCCAGCAAACCTTGAATGACACAGTTGGAAGGAAGATTGTGGTGGATTTCCTTGGCTTCAACTGGAACTGGATTAACAAGCAGCAAGGGAAACGTGGCTGGGGTCAACTGACTTCTAACTTGCTTCTTATCGGCATGGAAG GGAATGTGACACCAGCTCATTATGATGAGCAGCAGAACTTCTTTGCTCAGATTAAGGGTTACAAGAGGTGCATCCTGTTCCCTCCTGATCAGTTTGAATGCCTCTACCCTtatcctgtgcaccacccatgCGACAGACAGAGCCAG GTGGACTTTGACAATCCTGACTATGAGAAGTTTCCAAACTTTAGGAGCGTGGTTGGCTATGAGACGGTGGTGGGTCCAGGGGATGTGCTGTACATACCTATGTACTG GTGGCACCACATTGAGTCTCTCCTGAATGGGGGGATTACCATCACTGTGAATTTCTGGTACAAG GGTGCCCCAACCCCAAAGAGAATTGAATATCCATTAAAGGCTCATCAGAAAGTGGCAATAATGAGGAACATTGAGAAGATGTTGGGAGAAGCCTTAGGAAATCCacaagag GTGGGTCCCTTGTTGAATATGATGATTAAGGGACGATATGACTAA
- the NDUFB8 gene encoding NADH dehydrogenase [ubiquinone] 1 beta subcomplex subunit 8, mitochondrial has product MAAAGLRGVLWQRAAARLWAVRAAVAAPPGARAASEMSKDMMPGPYPRTPEERAAAAKKYNMRVEDYQPYPDDGFGYGDYPKLPNKSLHERDPWYQWDQPDMRHNWGEPMHWDFDMYIRTRVDTSPTPIPWHTMRNHFLLFLGTMLVMFVLGGIYPSYRPVGPKQYPFNDLYLERGGDPNKKPPEVIHYEL; this is encoded by the exons ATGGCGGCGGCTGGGCTCCGCGGTGTCCTCTGGCAGCGGGCGGCCGCCCGGCTGTGGGCCGTGCGGGCTGCCGTGGCGGCGCCCCCTGGGGCGAGGGCGG CCTCGGAGATGTCCAAAGACATGATGCCAGGGCCATACCCCCGAACACCAGAGGAGCGCGCAGCCGCCGCAAAGAAGTACAACATGAGAGTGGAAGACTACCAGCCCTATCCCGATGACGGCTTCGG ATATGGTGACTATCCCAAGCTCCCTAATAAGTCTCTTCATGAGAGAGACCCTTGGTACCAGTGGGACCAGCCAGATATGAGGCATAACTGGGGAGAGCCG ATGCACTGGGATTTTGACATGTATATTCGGACCCGTGTTGATACATCCCCCACTCCAATTCCCTGGCACACCATGCGCAAtcacttccttctctttttgggTACCATGCTGGTCATGTTTGTTCTTGGAGGGATCTATCCATCTTACAGGCCCGTG GGACCGAAGCAATACCCCTTCAATGACCTGTacctggagagaggaggagacccCAATAAAAAGCCACCAGAGGTGATACACTATGAACTCTGA